In Bacillus sp. NP247, one DNA window encodes the following:
- a CDS encoding adenine phosphoribosyltransferase gives MDFKQHIAIVPDYPKEGIVFKDITPLMNDGKAYKAATDAIVEYAKKRDIDVVVGPEARGFIIGCPVSYALEVGFAPVRKLGKLPREVITVDYGKEYGTDVLTIHKDAIKPGQRVLITDDLLATGGTIEATIKLVEELGGVVAGIAFLVELTYLDGRKMLDGYDVLVLEKY, from the coding sequence ATGGATTTCAAGCAACATATCGCAATTGTACCAGATTATCCGAAAGAAGGTATTGTGTTCAAAGACATTACACCTTTAATGAATGACGGAAAAGCATATAAAGCAGCAACAGATGCAATCGTTGAGTATGCAAAAAAAAGAGACATTGATGTTGTAGTAGGACCAGAAGCACGTGGTTTTATTATCGGTTGCCCAGTTTCTTATGCATTAGAAGTAGGTTTCGCACCAGTTCGTAAATTAGGAAAATTACCACGTGAAGTAATTACAGTTGACTACGGTAAAGAATATGGAACGGATGTTTTAACAATCCATAAAGATGCAATTAAGCCAGGTCAACGTGTATTAATTACAGATGATCTATTAGCTACAGGTGGAACAATCGAAGCGACAATTAAACTAGTTGAAGAACTTGGCGGAGTTGTAGCAGGAATTGCATTCTTAGTAGAGCTTACTTACTTAGATGGTCGTAAAATGTTAGATGGTTACGATGTATTAGTATTAGAAAAATACTAA
- the recJ gene encoding single-stranded-DNA-specific exonuclease RecJ: MLQPKTRWKEKKYNEELVSELANKLQLSPLVTSLFLGRGLNTEDKIVDFLNIADQEFHDPFLLEGMDRTVERVKKAIENGEQILIFGDYDADGVSSTTVLYLALKELGAEVEFYIPNRFTEGYGPNEEAFRWAHSAGFSLIITVDTGIAAVHEAKVAKELGIDLIITDHHEPPPELPEALAIIHPKLEGGVYPFHYLAGVGVAFKVAHALLGRVPEHLLEIAVIGTVADLVSLHGENRLLVQRGLKHMRMTRNIGLKALFKVANVSQSEITEESIGFSLAPRINAVGRLEDATPAVHLLLSEDPEEAKELAEEIDELNKLRKDIVKQITEEAIAEVENKFPPEENKVLVLAKEGWNPGVIGIVASKLVERFYRPTIVLSIDPHKETAKGSARSIAGFDLFANLSDCRELLPHFGGHPMAAGMTLNMNDVDELRRRLNEQADVILTAEDFIPITAVDAFCKVEDVTLAAIEDMQKLAPFGVGNPKPRIAVKDADLESIRAIGSDGSHLKMALRDGQATLDTIGFGFGTYAKEISPVAKVSVVGEVSINEWNNFKKPQLMVQDIAVEAWQLFDWRSMRNVEANLAELPKEKITMVYFSEEVLNKFSVDGYKEQLVHASEVAHFENQYIVLLDLPKGTDELGDVFKTGFPARIYTLFYQENNHLFSTVPTREHFKWYYSFLSQKTPFSLRQYGEQLCRHKGWSKDTVNFMTQVFFELEFVTIKDGVIFMADKKQKRDLIESNTYREKMNHLQLEKELVYSTYQQLYTWFETIRNHK, from the coding sequence GTGTTACAACCGAAGACGCGTTGGAAAGAAAAAAAATATAATGAGGAACTAGTGAGTGAATTAGCAAATAAATTGCAACTATCACCTCTTGTGACTTCATTATTTCTCGGCAGAGGCTTAAATACAGAAGATAAGATTGTAGACTTTTTAAATATAGCAGATCAAGAATTTCATGATCCATTTTTACTTGAAGGAATGGATCGGACTGTAGAACGTGTGAAAAAAGCTATTGAAAATGGAGAACAAATATTAATATTTGGCGATTATGATGCGGACGGAGTAAGTAGTACGACTGTGTTATATCTTGCTCTCAAAGAATTAGGTGCAGAAGTAGAGTTTTATATTCCAAATCGTTTTACTGAAGGTTATGGACCAAATGAAGAAGCGTTTCGTTGGGCGCACAGTGCAGGGTTCTCACTAATTATCACTGTCGATACTGGTATCGCAGCGGTACATGAAGCGAAGGTAGCGAAGGAACTTGGAATAGATCTTATTATTACAGATCATCATGAGCCACCACCAGAATTACCAGAGGCACTTGCCATTATTCATCCGAAATTAGAAGGCGGTGTTTATCCGTTTCATTATTTAGCGGGTGTTGGTGTTGCATTTAAAGTTGCACATGCACTTTTGGGCCGTGTACCAGAGCATTTGTTGGAAATTGCAGTAATCGGTACGGTAGCCGATTTAGTATCGCTTCACGGTGAAAATAGATTGTTAGTACAGCGTGGACTGAAGCATATGCGAATGACTCGAAATATCGGTTTAAAGGCGTTATTTAAAGTTGCTAACGTTTCGCAAAGCGAAATTACAGAAGAAAGCATCGGATTCTCACTCGCACCTCGTATTAATGCAGTTGGTCGTTTGGAGGATGCAACACCTGCTGTACACCTTTTATTATCAGAAGATCCAGAGGAAGCGAAAGAGCTAGCTGAAGAAATTGATGAGCTGAACAAACTTCGAAAAGATATTGTAAAGCAAATTACAGAAGAAGCTATCGCTGAAGTAGAAAATAAATTCCCGCCGGAAGAAAATAAAGTATTAGTCCTTGCAAAAGAAGGTTGGAATCCAGGGGTAATTGGAATTGTCGCTTCTAAGTTAGTTGAACGTTTTTATCGTCCGACGATTGTATTAAGCATTGATCCTCATAAAGAAACAGCAAAGGGATCGGCTCGTAGTATTGCAGGATTTGATTTGTTTGCAAACCTTTCAGATTGCCGTGAATTGTTACCGCATTTCGGAGGTCATCCGATGGCGGCGGGAATGACGCTTAATATGAATGATGTGGATGAATTAAGACGCAGGTTAAATGAGCAAGCAGATGTAATTTTAACAGCAGAAGATTTTATTCCGATTACAGCAGTGGATGCATTTTGTAAGGTAGAGGATGTAACGCTTGCCGCGATTGAGGATATGCAAAAGTTAGCGCCATTTGGCGTAGGAAATCCGAAACCACGTATTGCGGTGAAAGATGCTGACTTAGAAAGTATCCGTGCAATTGGATCTGATGGTTCGCATTTAAAAATGGCTCTTCGTGATGGACAAGCAACACTGGACACGATTGGATTTGGATTTGGTACTTATGCGAAAGAAATCTCTCCAGTTGCGAAGGTTTCTGTAGTAGGAGAAGTGTCCATTAATGAATGGAATAACTTTAAAAAGCCGCAATTAATGGTGCAAGATATTGCTGTAGAGGCATGGCAATTATTTGACTGGCGTAGTATGCGTAATGTAGAAGCAAATTTAGCAGAACTTCCGAAAGAAAAAATAACCATGGTGTATTTTTCTGAAGAGGTATTGAATAAGTTTTCTGTAGACGGCTATAAAGAACAGCTCGTGCATGCATCAGAGGTAGCTCATTTTGAGAATCAATACATTGTGCTACTTGATTTGCCGAAAGGAACAGATGAATTAGGTGATGTATTTAAGACTGGATTCCCAGCTCGAATTTACACGCTATTTTATCAAGAGAATAATCATTTATTTAGTACGGTCCCAACGAGGGAACACTTTAAATGGTACTATTCTTTCTTAAGCCAAAAAACACCATTTTCTTTAAGGCAATATGGGGAACAACTGTGTCGTCATAAAGGTTGGTCAAAAGATACAGTAAATTTCATGACACAGGTGTTTTTTGAGTTAGAATTTGTTACAATAAAAGACGGTGTCATTTTTATGGCCGACAAAAAACAAAAGCGTGATTTAATTGAATCGAACACATATCGTGAGAAAATGAACCACTTACAATTAGAAAAAGAATTGGTTTATAGCACATATCAGCAACTATATACATGGTTTGAAACGATTCGTAATCATAAATAA
- a CDS encoding cation diffusion facilitator family transporter, which yields MEKDERFKQAEFGAIVGIVGNIILAIIKAVIGYIGNSKALLADAVHSGSDVIGSLAVLFGLRAAKQPPDEDHPYGHGKAESISAIIVAVLLFIVGLEIAISSIKAFSQELEPPKGITIFAVIFSIIVKEGMFQYKFRLGKRIKSDAIIANAYEHRSDVFSSIAALIGICAAIIGGKLGIDWLVYADPIAGLFVSILVAKMAWSIGAEAIHATLDHVLHEEDVVPLREAVFQVEGVKKIGSLYAREHGHYVIVDIKISVDPYITVEEGHRIGKHVKETLMKQDNVQNVFVHINPYSPN from the coding sequence ATGGAAAAAGATGAACGTTTTAAACAGGCCGAGTTTGGTGCCATCGTCGGGATCGTTGGTAATATTATATTAGCGATTATAAAAGCGGTAATTGGTTATATCGGGAACAGTAAAGCGCTATTGGCGGATGCAGTGCATTCTGGATCAGATGTAATTGGTTCGCTAGCTGTACTTTTTGGATTGCGAGCAGCAAAGCAGCCGCCTGATGAGGATCATCCGTATGGTCATGGTAAAGCGGAATCGATTTCAGCAATTATTGTTGCGGTATTATTATTTATTGTTGGATTGGAAATCGCGATTTCGTCTATAAAAGCTTTTTCGCAAGAACTAGAACCGCCGAAAGGAATTACGATTTTTGCTGTTATTTTTTCTATTATCGTGAAAGAAGGAATGTTTCAATATAAATTCCGGTTAGGGAAGAGGATAAAAAGTGATGCAATTATTGCAAATGCATATGAACATCGTTCGGATGTGTTTTCTTCAATTGCAGCTTTAATCGGCATTTGTGCAGCTATTATCGGTGGTAAGTTAGGTATAGATTGGCTTGTATATGCCGATCCAATTGCGGGATTATTTGTTTCGATTCTCGTTGCTAAGATGGCGTGGAGTATTGGAGCAGAAGCTATTCATGCAACGCTCGATCATGTTCTGCATGAAGAAGATGTTGTTCCGCTTAGGGAGGCAGTTTTTCAAGTGGAAGGTGTGAAAAAAATCGGCTCTTTATATGCAAGGGAACATGGTCACTATGTTATTGTTGATATTAAAATATCTGTAGATCCATATATCACTGTAGAAGAAGGTCACCGCATTGGAAAACATGTAAAAGAAACACTTATGAAACAAGATAACGTACAAAATGTTTTTGTACATATTAATCCGTATTCTCCAAATTAA
- the secDF gene encoding protein translocase subunit SecDF produces MAKRGTRIAAFFLIVLLIGGVIGAAGKDIAKGISLGLDLRGGFEILYEVKPAKKGDKIDRDALVSTVGALENRVNVLGVSEPNIQIEGEDRIRVQLAGVQDQQKAREMLSTQAKLTFRDVDDNLLMDGTDLKGGGAKQTFDEQGRASVGLTLKSAEKFREVTEKISKMPPPTNLMVIWLDFEEGKDSYKAEAAKPNPKFLSAATVSQVFNQAEVSIVGGNFTVESAKELSSLLNAGALPVDLKEMYSTSVGAKFGQQALEQTIFASAIGIAIIFLFMLVFYRLPGFVAVIMLGLYIFVTLLVFNWMHAVLTLPGIAALVLGVGIAVDANIITYERLKEELKIGKSMMSAFRAGNHRSLATILDANVTTIAAAGVLFAYGNSSVKGFATSLIVSILVGFITNVFGTRFLLGLLVKSRYFDKKLSYFGVKEKDIIPLTKGVVHPPTRFDRINFVNIGHKFFLFSIVVVIAGAIILPIFKMNLGIDFASGTRIDLQSKQATTVSNVHKDLKELNIDVKEEDIVPTGDDNKGFAVRTLGVLSKDEIAKTKTFFHDKYGTEPNVSTVSPTIGKEIARNAFIAVLIASAVIVLYVSIRFRLTYAVSAVIALLHDAFVMIVVFSLFQIEVDLTFIAAVLTIIGYSINDSIVTFDRNRELYKQKKRVRDIKDLEEIVNSSIRQTIGRSINTVLTVLFPVIALLIFGSESLRNFSLALLIGLVVGTYSSIFVASQIWLMLENRRLKKGKNKKKVEKEVSEPQV; encoded by the coding sequence ATGGCAAAGCGTGGTACAAGAATTGCCGCCTTTTTCCTCATCGTTTTATTAATTGGTGGAGTAATTGGTGCGGCAGGAAAAGACATAGCAAAAGGAATTAGTCTAGGACTAGACCTTCGCGGTGGTTTTGAAATTCTGTATGAAGTAAAACCAGCCAAAAAAGGTGATAAAATCGATCGTGATGCACTTGTAAGTACAGTAGGTGCTCTTGAAAATCGTGTCAATGTTCTTGGTGTAAGTGAGCCGAACATTCAAATCGAAGGGGAAGATCGAATTCGTGTACAGCTTGCTGGTGTACAAGATCAGCAAAAAGCACGTGAAATGTTATCAACACAAGCGAAATTAACATTCCGTGATGTGGATGACAATCTTCTTATGGACGGAACGGATTTAAAAGGCGGCGGAGCGAAGCAAACATTTGATGAGCAAGGCCGGGCGAGCGTAGGTCTTACACTAAAAAGCGCTGAAAAATTCCGTGAAGTAACTGAAAAAATTTCAAAAATGCCACCACCAACGAATTTAATGGTAATTTGGCTTGATTTTGAAGAAGGAAAAGATTCGTATAAAGCAGAAGCTGCAAAACCGAATCCGAAGTTTTTATCAGCAGCAACAGTAAGCCAAGTATTTAACCAAGCTGAAGTATCTATCGTAGGTGGAAACTTCACAGTTGAAAGTGCGAAAGAACTTTCATCTTTATTAAATGCAGGTGCACTTCCTGTTGATTTAAAAGAAATGTATTCAACATCTGTTGGAGCAAAATTTGGTCAACAAGCATTAGAGCAAACGATTTTCGCTAGTGCGATCGGTATTGCTATTATCTTCTTATTCATGCTTGTATTCTACCGTTTACCAGGATTTGTAGCGGTTATTATGTTAGGTTTATACATTTTCGTTACATTACTTGTCTTTAACTGGATGCATGCAGTTCTTACGTTACCAGGTATTGCGGCATTAGTGCTCGGGGTTGGTATCGCAGTTGATGCGAATATCATTACGTACGAGAGATTGAAGGAAGAGCTTAAAATTGGTAAGTCGATGATGTCAGCATTCCGTGCTGGTAACCATCGTTCATTAGCGACAATTTTAGATGCGAATGTTACAACAATTGCAGCAGCTGGTGTATTATTCGCTTACGGTAATAGCTCTGTAAAAGGATTCGCAACAAGTTTAATCGTAAGTATTTTAGTTGGTTTCATTACGAACGTATTCGGTACTCGTTTCTTACTAGGTTTACTTGTAAAGAGCCGTTACTTTGATAAGAAACTATCTTACTTTGGTGTTAAGGAAAAGGATATTATTCCATTAACAAAAGGTGTAGTACATCCACCGACGAGATTTGATCGTATTAACTTTGTAAATATCGGTCATAAATTTTTCTTATTCTCAATTGTAGTTGTAATTGCTGGGGCAATTATATTACCGATTTTCAAAATGAATCTTGGTATTGACTTTGCAAGTGGTACACGTATCGACTTGCAATCAAAACAAGCAACTACTGTTTCTAATGTTCATAAAGATTTGAAAGAATTGAACATCGATGTGAAGGAAGAAGATATTGTACCGACCGGAGATGACAATAAAGGTTTCGCGGTTCGTACATTAGGTGTTCTATCGAAAGATGAAATTGCGAAAACAAAAACATTCTTCCATGATAAATATGGTACGGAGCCAAACGTAAGTACAGTTTCACCGACAATCGGTAAAGAGATTGCACGAAATGCATTTATCGCAGTATTAATTGCTTCTGCAGTAATCGTGTTATACGTAAGTATTCGTTTCCGTCTTACGTACGCAGTATCTGCAGTAATCGCATTATTACATGATGCGTTCGTTATGATTGTTGTATTTAGTCTTTTCCAGATAGAGGTAGACTTAACGTTTATCGCTGCGGTATTAACGATTATTGGTTACTCTATCAATGACTCAATCGTTACGTTTGATAGAAACCGTGAGTTATACAAACAGAAAAAACGAGTTCGCGACATAAAAGACCTAGAAGAAATCGTAAACTCAAGTATTCGCCAAACAATTGGTCGTTCAATTAATACAGTGTTAACAGTGCTGTTCCCAGTAATTGCACTACTTATTTTCGGTAGTGAATCACTGCGTAACTTCTCACTTGCACTATTAATTGGATTAGTTGTAGGTACGTACTCTTCTATTTTCGTTGCTTCTCAAATTTGGTTAATGCTTGAAAACCGCCGTTTGAAAAAGGGCAAAAACAAGAAGAAGGTTGAGAAAGAAGTATCTGAACCGCAAGTATAA
- a CDS encoding post-transcriptional regulator produces the protein MLDKEALVESYRGQLQVVLESKVEEFQMFGYDRVTDNDIWKFLKAKKWKKIDSDVRLYELVNDVLRVSTNEYMNYLTVEAYQAPLWSFDEYENK, from the coding sequence ATGTTGGATAAAGAGGCTTTGGTAGAATCATACCGCGGACAGTTACAAGTCGTTTTAGAAAGTAAAGTAGAAGAGTTTCAAATGTTCGGTTACGACCGAGTGACAGATAATGATATTTGGAAGTTTCTCAAGGCGAAAAAGTGGAAAAAGATAGACAGTGATGTTAGGTTATATGAATTAGTAAATGATGTATTAAGAGTAAGTACTAATGAATATATGAATTATTTAACTGTTGAAGCATATCAAGCACCACTTTGGTCGTTTGATGAATATGAAAATAAATAA
- the spoVB gene encoding stage V sporulation protein B, which produces MTRQSFLKGAFILMIAGFITKILGFINRIVMARILGEEGVGLYMMAVPTFILAITLTQIGLPVAIAKFVAEAEAVNDKQRVKKILTVSLAVTSIISIILTIAIMLLTPILAKTLLTDERTYYPLMAILPVVPVIAVSSVLRGYFQGKQNMKPSAYAQVLEQVVRITIIAVCIRLFLPYGVEYAAAGAMLSAVLGEVASLLFLLTLFQREKHLSIRSGFFTTVKESKNTFYSLMDIALPTTGSRLIGSISYFFEPIVVMQSLAVAGVAASVATQQYGMLNGYAFPLLSLPAFITYALSTALVPSISEAMAKRQHKLVEHRLQQALRISLITGGWSVVILYVFASPVLTLMYGSDNATAFIQLLAPCFLFHYFQSPLTSVLQALNLARAAMMNTFIGAIVKLIVIFVLASRPEFQMMGVALAIAANIVTVTFLHYATVLKKITFTIYAKDYIFGGIAIGIAGTFGFYLHKHIVFSHSLGVQTLWEITLTTIVYIVLLFVFKLIRKEELSRLPIIRKLSFLK; this is translated from the coding sequence ATGACGAGACAAAGCTTTTTAAAAGGTGCATTTATTTTAATGATAGCTGGCTTTATTACAAAAATCCTTGGATTTATTAACCGCATTGTAATGGCACGTATTTTAGGCGAAGAAGGCGTTGGTCTTTATATGATGGCTGTCCCCACCTTCATTTTAGCAATTACACTAACACAAATTGGCCTTCCTGTTGCAATCGCAAAATTTGTAGCAGAGGCGGAAGCAGTGAACGATAAACAAAGAGTTAAAAAAATATTAACTGTCTCGCTAGCCGTTACATCCATTATTAGTATCATTTTAACAATTGCGATTATGCTACTCACACCTATTTTAGCAAAAACATTATTAACAGATGAAAGAACTTACTATCCATTAATGGCTATTTTACCTGTCGTTCCAGTTATTGCAGTTTCTTCTGTTTTACGTGGTTACTTCCAAGGGAAACAAAATATGAAACCGAGTGCTTATGCCCAAGTTTTGGAGCAAGTGGTCCGCATTACAATTATCGCTGTATGCATTCGTTTATTTTTACCTTATGGCGTAGAATATGCTGCAGCCGGCGCCATGCTATCAGCTGTTCTTGGCGAAGTTGCATCTTTATTATTTTTACTTACTTTATTCCAACGCGAAAAACATTTATCTATACGCTCTGGATTTTTCACTACTGTAAAGGAGAGCAAAAATACATTTTATTCCCTTATGGACATTGCACTCCCAACTACAGGAAGCCGTTTGATCGGTTCCATTTCTTATTTCTTTGAACCTATCGTCGTTATGCAAAGCTTAGCGGTCGCCGGCGTTGCTGCTTCTGTTGCAACTCAGCAATACGGTATGTTAAACGGTTATGCGTTCCCGCTTCTATCACTGCCAGCCTTTATTACATACGCTCTTTCTACAGCACTCGTCCCATCAATTAGCGAGGCAATGGCAAAGAGACAACACAAATTAGTGGAACACCGATTACAACAAGCACTTCGCATTTCATTAATAACCGGCGGATGGTCAGTCGTTATATTATATGTATTTGCTTCTCCTGTTTTAACTCTCATGTACGGTTCAGACAACGCGACCGCATTCATCCAGCTTCTTGCACCTTGCTTTTTATTTCATTATTTCCAAAGTCCCCTTACATCTGTGTTGCAAGCTTTAAACTTAGCACGCGCTGCTATGATGAACACATTTATTGGCGCTATCGTAAAATTAATCGTTATCTTTGTACTCGCTTCACGCCCAGAGTTCCAAATGATGGGGGTTGCTCTCGCCATCGCAGCAAATATAGTGACGGTAACATTCCTTCACTACGCCACTGTTTTAAAGAAAATTACATTTACCATTTATGCAAAAGACTATATTTTCGGCGGAATTGCTATCGGGATTGCTGGTACCTTTGGTTTTTATCTTCATAAGCATATCGTTTTTTCTCATTCACTTGGCGTACAAACATTATGGGAGATCACCTTAACAACAATCGTTTATATCGTTCTCCTCTTCGTTTTCAAACTCATTCGAAAAGAAGAATTAAGTCGGCTCCCTATCATTCGTAAACTTTCATTTTTGAAGTAA
- a CDS encoding DUF421 domain-containing protein yields the protein MEWVSIIGRTMLLYTIILIIFRFMGKREIGELSVLDLVVFIMLGEMAVVAIENTDKSLWHQLVPMTFLMCIQIVLSVISLKFQRFRHLIEGEPAILVNAGKIDEKKMRKQRYNIDDLLMQLREQGIGDVRDVEYAILEPSGKLSVFQKQKSKKSKNDTPIFTLPLIIDGEIQYNHLQMIEHTDEWLVEKLNNLGYKDVKRILYCSFQNGQFFVDLKEN from the coding sequence ATGGAATGGGTATCAATAATCGGACGAACCATGCTTTTGTATACAATCATTTTAATTATTTTTCGTTTTATGGGTAAACGTGAAATTGGAGAATTAAGTGTATTAGATTTGGTTGTATTCATTATGCTCGGTGAAATGGCTGTAGTGGCAATTGAAAATACAGATAAATCACTTTGGCATCAATTAGTTCCAATGACTTTTCTTATGTGTATACAAATCGTTTTGTCGGTCATTTCTTTAAAGTTTCAGCGTTTTCGGCATTTAATAGAAGGGGAGCCTGCGATTCTTGTGAATGCAGGTAAAATTGATGAAAAAAAGATGCGGAAGCAGCGATATAACATAGATGATCTATTGATGCAACTACGTGAGCAAGGAATCGGAGATGTGCGTGATGTAGAATACGCTATTTTAGAACCATCTGGAAAGTTATCTGTCTTTCAAAAACAAAAAAGTAAAAAGAGTAAAAATGATACACCAATTTTTACACTCCCACTAATTATTGACGGAGAAATTCAATACAATCATTTGCAAATGATTGAGCATACAGATGAATGGCTCGTTGAGAAATTGAATAACTTAGGCTATAAAGATGTGAAACGAATTTTATATTGTAGTTTTCAAAATGGACAATTTTTTGTTGATTTGAAAGAAAACTAG
- a CDS encoding TIGR04086 family membrane protein, translated as MDGTKKLSSAIGFGIITLLILASITSMVIALLLKFTNMNEGTLTVTILILALLSMLMSGFIAGKKAQGKGWLVGFTTGLTFAILVFLVNYLGFSQTLSNSQLLYQLALMGASTLGGIFGVNMSKQNN; from the coding sequence ATGGATGGAACGAAAAAATTATCGAGTGCAATCGGCTTCGGCATTATTACACTACTTATCCTCGCATCTATTACTAGCATGGTTATAGCTCTATTATTAAAGTTTACGAATATGAATGAAGGGACATTAACCGTTACTATTTTGATACTAGCTCTTCTATCTATGCTTATGTCTGGGTTTATTGCTGGCAAAAAGGCGCAAGGTAAAGGTTGGCTAGTAGGTTTCACAACGGGACTTACATTCGCCATACTTGTTTTTCTAGTTAACTATTTAGGCTTCTCTCAAACTTTATCGAACTCACAGTTACTCTACCAATTAGCATTAATGGGTGCGAGTACACTCGGTGGTATTTTCGGTGTAAATATGTCAAAGCAAAATAACTAA
- the yajC gene encoding preprotein translocase subunit YajC, whose product MNPGMMNIVMIVAMFAIFYFLLIRPQQKRQKAVAQMQNEIKKGDAIVTIGGLHGTIESVDETSIVVKSGGSHLTFDRNAIREVVKN is encoded by the coding sequence ATGAATCCAGGTATGATGAATATCGTTATGATTGTTGCGATGTTTGCGATTTTCTATTTCTTATTAATTCGCCCGCAGCAAAAGCGTCAAAAAGCAGTTGCTCAAATGCAAAATGAAATCAAAAAAGGTGATGCTATCGTAACAATCGGTGGCTTACACGGTACAATCGAATCAGTAGATGAAACTTCAATCGTTGTTAAATCTGGTGGTTCACACTTAACTTTCGATCGCAATGCGATTCGTGAAGTTGTGAAAAACTAA
- the tgt gene encoding tRNA guanosine(34) transglycosylase Tgt, with amino-acid sequence MTAIRYEFIKTCKQTGARLGRVHTPHGSFDTPTFMPVGTLATVKTMSPEELKAMDSGIILSNTYHLWLRPGHEIVREAGGLHKFMNWDRAILTDSGGFQVFSLSDFRRIEEEGVHFRNHLNGDKLFLSPEKAMEIQNALGSDIMMAFDECPPFPATFEYMKKSVERTSRWAERCLKAHERPQDQGLFGIVQGGEFEELRRQSAKDLVSMDFPGYAIGGLSVGEPKDIMNRVLEFTTPLLPDNKPRYLMGVGSPDSLIDGAIRGVDMFDCVLPTRIARNGTCMTSEGRLVVKNAKFARDFGPLDPNCDCYTCKNYSRAYIRHLMKCDETFGIRLTSYHNLHFLLNLMEQVRQAIREDRLGDFREEFFEQYGFNKPNAKNF; translated from the coding sequence ATGACAGCAATTCGGTATGAATTTATTAAAACTTGTAAACAAACGGGTGCGCGTTTAGGCCGAGTACATACGCCGCACGGCTCATTTGATACACCAACATTTATGCCAGTTGGTACACTTGCAACAGTTAAAACGATGTCACCAGAAGAATTAAAGGCAATGGATTCGGGTATTATCTTAAGTAATACGTATCACTTATGGTTACGTCCAGGTCATGAAATTGTACGCGAAGCAGGCGGTTTGCATAAATTTATGAACTGGGACCGTGCGATCTTAACGGATTCTGGTGGTTTCCAAGTATTCAGTTTAAGTGACTTCCGCCGTATTGAAGAGGAAGGCGTTCACTTCCGTAACCACTTAAATGGAGATAAATTATTCTTATCACCAGAAAAAGCGATGGAAATCCAAAATGCATTAGGTTCAGATATTATGATGGCATTTGATGAGTGTCCACCATTCCCAGCTACTTTTGAATATATGAAGAAATCTGTAGAACGTACAAGCCGCTGGGCAGAACGTTGCTTAAAAGCACATGAACGTCCACAAGATCAAGGTTTATTCGGTATCGTACAGGGCGGAGAGTTTGAAGAGCTTCGTCGTCAAAGTGCGAAAGACCTTGTTTCAATGGACTTCCCTGGTTATGCTATAGGCGGTCTATCTGTTGGTGAACCGAAGGATATTATGAATCGTGTACTTGAGTTTACAACACCACTTCTTCCAGATAATAAACCACGTTACTTAATGGGAGTAGGTTCTCCTGACTCGTTAATTGATGGTGCAATTCGCGGTGTTGATATGTTTGACTGTGTACTTCCAACTCGTATCGCTCGAAATGGTACATGTATGACAAGTGAAGGTCGTTTAGTTGTGAAAAATGCGAAATTTGCTAGAGACTTCGGTCCGCTTGATCCAAACTGTGATTGTTACACATGTAAAAATTACTCTCGTGCGTACATTCGTCACTTAATGAAATGTGATGAAACGTTCGGAATTCGTTTAACGTCTTATCACAACCTTCATTTTCTGTTAAACTTAATGGAGCAGGTGAGACAAGCTATTCGTGAAGACCGTCTTGGCGATTTCCGCGAAGAGTTCTTTGAACAGTATGGCTTTAATAAACCGAATGCTAAAAACTTCTAA